ATTAGGGAAGAACTTCTTCACCAAGTCAGGACGAGCGCGGTTACCACCCCAAGCCTGGTCAGTACCATTGGTAGCTTTAGGGTTGTTTGGATTTGCGTGCATATCTTGATCGTAGGTAGAAGCCAACAGGAAGAGTGTAGTACCCCAGCTTGTGGTCTTCAAACCATCCTGCAAGAGAGGGAAGATACCCTCGTAAGCAGCATCTGTCTCACCGTTATCGCCCATGAAGAGCATCTGGTAAGCACTCCAGCCGTTTACGCTTGTGGTGTTCAGCTTATAAGAAGAATCCATCACCTTCTTGGCGTATGACTTAGCCTTCTCCCACTGAGGTGTGCCTGTATAAACTTCTGCATTGAGGTAGAGACGGGAGAGAAGCAACCAGCATGCAGCCTTATCTACACGGCCGTAACCGGCATCTGTTGACTTCTTAGCCTTTGCTTCAGAAAGGTTTGGCTCTATTTCAAGAAGCTCCTTCTCGAGCCATTCGTAAACCTGTGCTCTGGTATATCTTTCAGGCTTGGTCAATGGCTGAAGTGTAAATGGGATGTTGCCCCATCCGTCCATCAAGCTAAAATATTCGTATGCTCTCAGGAAGCGAATCTCTGCAAGCTTGGTTGCATCCTGATCTCCTGCTTCAGCAAGATACTGGTTGCAATAAGCAATACCTGTTGTAATACGGGCATACAAACCGGTCAACATTGGGTTTGTGGCATTGTAGCTATTATAGCAGAAGCCAGCTATACCATCATCACCCCAACCGCAGATAGCCTCATCGGTTGGTAATTCGTTTGCATTGAATGTCTGGCGTACAAAACCAGATGTACCACCGTCAATACCATCAATGTCGCAGTCACCATTAGCACCACCATTACCAGCCATGGCAAAGTTAGCGTAGCACTTGTTGAAAAGGCCATCGATGTTAAGGTTTGTCTGGATGTTTGGGTTAATCGGAGTAACATCCAAATCACCGACACATGATGTTGTTGTTCCCATTGTAAGCAGGAGTGCTGCTACAGGAACAATATTTTTAATATATTTTTTCATAATGAATATCCTTTCTTATTAGAAATTCAAGCTAAGACCAACTACAACAGAGAATGGACGTGGGTAGAGGTTGTTGTCATTACCATCGCCTACTTCTGGATCCAAGCCGTCATAATTTGTAATTGTGAATACATTTGATGCAGTAGCGTATGCACGACCTGAAAGTCCATGCCAGCCGCTTGACTTAAACAGGTTGTTGAAGCTGTAACCCAATGTGATGTTGTCACACTTCAGGAATGAAGCGTTCTTCACATAGTAGTCAGACAACTTAGAAGTAATCTCGTAGGTCTGCCAGTTTCTCTCAACAGTACTCTTCAAACGGTTAGAGAAGTACTTCAAAGAGTTAGAGAACCACTCACCTGTATTCATGTTACTCATGCCCTGCTCAACATTGTTATATACATAGTTGCCGAGGCTTGCACGCAAAGAGAAACCGAAGTCCCAGTTCTTGTATTCCAGGCGAGAAGAGAAGCCCATAGTTACAGGAGCTGCTGGGCTCTTGTAGAGATACTTATCGCTTTCATTGATCTTACCGTCACCGTTACGGTCAACTACGCAGTTCTCAATTGGCTTGCCGTTCTTGTCGTAAACCTGCTGGTAAACATAGTATGAGTTCATTGCATAACCCACCTGGTTAGCCTGCAGATAAGCACCAGAACCATCACCTACCTTGATGTTTGTATTAACAACAGGAGCACCATTCTCAGATACACCATTCAAGTCGGTAATCTCGTTCTTGTTGTAAGTGAAGTTGTATGTCATGGTCCAGAACCAGTCCTTGGTCTGGATAGCACGCCAGGTAATAGCTGCTTCAACACCGGTATTCTTCAAGGAACCGATGTTCTGCCATGCCTGGTTCTTGTAACCTGCCATAGAAGAAAGTGGAGCATAGTTCAACAGATCGGTAGTCTTTCTGTAGTACCAATCTACGCTACCAGACAATCTCTGATCCATGATGCCCCAATCCAAACCTACGTTGTAGGTAGAGGTTGTTTCCCACTTCAAGTCAGGACGGTAGTTATTTGGTCTGTAAAGTTCACCCTCACCAGTAACTGGATAGAAACCATTTGTACCAGTGCTGATAGAATAAGAAGGAATCCACTCATAGTCACCGATAGAACCAGCCTGCTGACCTGTCTTACCATAACCCAGACGGAGTTTCAAGTCAGACAACCAGTTAGCGTTCTTCAGGAATGCTTCTTCGTTAGCCTTCCATGCAAAGGCGAATGATGGGAACCATGCCCAGTGCTCCTTGAAACGTGAAGAACCATCATCACGAACGGTTGCTGTCAGGAAGTAACGGTCGAGCAATGTGTAGTTGGCACGTCCGAAGAAAGATACCAGGTAGCTTTCGCTCTTCTCGCTATATGGAGTATGAGGACGCTCTGTGCCAGCAAGACTTGCATCGTTATTTGTATCTTGATAATAGCCTACATAGTCATTGTTCTTGCTGCGCCAGAAGTGCTGCCACTCATAACCAGCCATAATGTCGAAGTGATGAATCTTGTTGAAATCCTTGTAGTACTGAGCGTAAGCACTCAAAGAGAGGTTGCGCTTCAGAATTTCCTCACCACCGTAGCTACCATAGTACATTGCGCTTGTGCAAGATGAAGCAAATGACTGGCTCTGGCGACCCTTTGAGATATCTGCACCCAAGGTTGCATGCAATCTCAAGTCCTCGAAACCGTGTACCTTATAGTCGATGTCTGCACTACCGATGAATGAACGGCTGTGAGCAATCTGACTGCCCTGATCCAGCAAAGACAGAGGGTTAGGCATCTGTGTGGTGCTGTCATAAGTGAAAGGCCATGTATTGTCACCAAATTCTGCTTTCTTTGACCACTGGAAATAGCAACCATAGTTGTAGAGAGTCTCTTTCATATAGCTGCCCAACTGATTCTTGTGGTATTGAGATGTAAACTTGTATGGATCCTGAGTAGGGTCCATTCTTACAGCTGATGATACTACAGAACCATCAGTATATAAGGTTCTTGCATACATACCCTTGGCATTCAGGTTCAATGTCAAGTGATCCTGGAAGAATGATGGGTTCAAGTTCAAAGATGCTGTAGCACGTTTGAAGTCTGATGTCTTTATGATACCCTGCTGGTCTGTATAACCTACAGAAACACGGTATGGGAGAGACTTAGCTGCGCCAGAAACTGTAATGTTGTGGTCGTGGCTGATAGCTGTACGGTAAATCAGGTCCTGCCAGTTGGTGTTGGCTGTACCCAGTGCGCTATAAGCTTCACTGTCTTTGCCATACAGTCTTTCCACATTTGCACGGAACTCGTCAGCGCTAAGAACATCAACCGTGTTCTTCTTCTCGCTGATGGTTACGCTACCAGAGTAAGAAACGGTAGGCTTCTGACCCTTGCGACCCTTCTTGGTTGTAATGATGATGACACCGTTAGAACCGCGGGAACCATAAATAGCAGTTGCAGAAGCATCTTTCAAGACACTGAAAGACTCAATATCCTGTGGGTTAACTACAGAAAGGAGGTTAGAAAGACCCTTAACACCATCGTTGTCCATTGCCAGACCATCGATAACGATCAATGGGTCGTTAGATGCGTTCAAAGAAGAACCACCACGAACACGGATCTTGGCACCACCACCAGGGGTACCATCGTTGCTGGTAATGTTTACACCGGCAACCTTACCAGTAAGCATATCCTGTGCGTTAACAACCACACCCTTATTCTTAGAATCAGGTTTGATAGCTGTAACAGAACCGGTTAAGTCAGACTTCTTAGCCACACCATAACCGATGACAACGACTTCGTTCAAAGCCTTTGAATCATCACTCATAGTAATGTTCATCTCTTTAGAAGCCTTCACGGTCTGTGGAGTCATTCCCAGATAGGTGAAAGTAAGGTTGGTACCTGGAGCTGCGTCAACAGAGAAGTTACCATCCATGTCGGTAATACCTACTGCCTTACCGTTCACTGTAATGGTAGCACCCATGACTGGTTCACCGGAAGCATCCTTCACGTGTCCCTTAATCGCATTAGTCTGCGCAAAGGAACTTGCTGTCAGAAGCAGACCACCTGCGAGGGTCAATGCTCTGAGAGGCAATTTAAATTTTACCTGCTTCATCATTTTGCTTGATTTTTAAGTTTATGTTTATAATTATATTTAAATTCGTAGTTGAATATCATTGTTAGTCTCTGGCCTTGTTTTATAAAAAAATAGGTCGAGGTTTTGCGTTGCTTATTCTTTCTGGGTGCAAATTTACAGTGTTTTTCGATACAATGCACTATTTTTTAGTTAATTCCGTTATTTCTTATGCGCAAACGTTTGCACTTGATTTGCTTGATATTAATCAAGTAAAAAGGTACAAGATAACGGATATTTGTCTAATTTTGCAGCGTAACTTAGAAACAACATGAACGAAAATAACAATATAACAATGAAGGATATTGCTCGCGACCTGGGGGTAAGCATCGCCACGGTGAGCCGAGCATTGAAGGACAGTCCGAGAATCAGTGCTGCCCAGAAGGAGCGTATTCAAGCATACGCACGTGAACATAACTTCTATCCGAACATCATCGGCGAGGCACTTCGCCACAGCAGGGTGCAGCCGATGAAGGTAATCGGAGTTATCATCCCCGAGATGGTTCACTATTATTTTATGTCTATCCTCTCGGGAATAGAGGAGGAGGCGAGAGCCAGGGGATATCGTGTGATGGTGGCGCAGAGCAAGGAACGATACGACCGAGAGGTGGCTATCTGTGAAGACTTCTATAAGAATAAGGTGTGTGGCATCATCGTTTCGCAGGCAAAGGATACCAAGCAGTATGACCATTTCGAGAAGTTGATGGACAATGGTGTGCCGCTCGTCTTCATCGACCGAATCTGTACGGGGGTGAACTGCTCCAGAGTGGTGGTGGATGACTACATGGGTGCCTTCACCGCCGTGACCCATCTCATTGATACGGGCTGCAAGAAGATAGCCTTCTATGGTTCGCCAATGAACATGGAGATTTCCAAAAACAGATACAACGGTTACCATGATGCCATCGTGAAGCATGGACTTACCGAGAACCCTGACTGGGTGAGAATCTGCGATAACCGTGCGCAGGCTGAGGCTATCACGCCTGAAATCCTGGAGCAGGATGAAGTGCCGGATGCTTTCTTCGCCATCAATGACGATACCGCCATCGGCATCCTCTATACCGCCAAGCGCATGGGATACGCTGTGCCTGATGACATCAGTATCTGCGGTTTTACCAATGGCGACCGTGCCAAGGCGAGCGACCCGATGCTTACCACCGTGGAACAGCGAGGCGTAGCAGTGGGCGAGGAAGCAGCAAATATCCTCTTCGGACAGGTGGAGGGATCCATCCAGAAGGATGATGTGGAGAAAAGAGTGGTGAGAACCCGACTTGTGGTAAGAGGAACTACGAGATAAGCTTGAACTTTGAACACCGAACATTGAAATTTAAAATAACAACAATATGACACAAAAACCTGATTTGAGTTTCTGGAAGCTCTGGAACCTGAGCTTCGGTTTCTTCGGGGTACAGATTGCCTACGCCCTTCAGAGCGCCAACATCTCCCGAATCTTTGCAACGTTGGGTGCTGACCCACACAACTTGAGTTATTTCTGGATTCTCCCTCCATTGATGGGAATCCTGGTACAGCCTATCGTAGGTACGCTGAGTGATAAGACCTGGTGCCGATTCGGTCGCCGCATCCCTTATCTCTTCGTGGGTGCCACGATTGCTGTCCTCGTGATGTGCCTGCTGCCGAATGCCGGTTCGCTGGGCCTTACCGTGAGCGGAGCCATGCTCTTCGGCTTGATTGCCCTGATGTTTCTGGATACGAGCATCAACATGGCGATGCAGCCTTTCAAGATGCTGGTGGGCGATATGGTGAACGAGAAGCAGAAGGCGAAGGCTTACTCTATCCAGAGTTTCCTCTGCAATGCCGGCTCTGTGGCTGGATACATCTTCCCGTTCCTCTTTACCTTCCTGGGTATCAAGAATGTGGCAGAACAAGGCGTTGTGCCTGATTCCGTTATCTGGTCGTTCTATGTGGGTGCTGCCATCCTGATTCTCTGTGTTATCTACACCACGATGAAGGTAAAGGAGTGGAATCCGCAGCAGTATGCGGAGTATAATGGTGTAGCTGGCGATGTGGAAAAGGAAGAAGAGGGTAAGGCCGATTGGATTACGCTCTTGAAGAATGCGCCATCTACCTTCTGGAAGGTGGGACTGGTACAGTTCTTCTGCTGGGCTGGCTTCCTCTATCTCTGGAACTATTCTACCGGTGCCATCGCCGAAACCGTTTGGAATACCACCGACCCTAAGTCGGCTGAATTCCAGGAGGCAGGCAACTGGGTGGGCATCCTCTTTGCCGTACAGGCTGTGGGCAGCG
The Segatella copri DNA segment above includes these coding regions:
- a CDS encoding RagB/SusD family nutrient uptake outer membrane protein, with the protein product MKKYIKNIVPVAALLLTMGTTTSCVGDLDVTPINPNIQTNLNIDGLFNKCYANFAMAGNGGANGDCDIDGIDGGTSGFVRQTFNANELPTDEAICGWGDDGIAGFCYNSYNATNPMLTGLYARITTGIAYCNQYLAEAGDQDATKLAEIRFLRAYEYFSLMDGWGNIPFTLQPLTKPERYTRAQVYEWLEKELLEIEPNLSEAKAKKSTDAGYGRVDKAACWLLLSRLYLNAEVYTGTPQWEKAKSYAKKVMDSSYKLNTTSVNGWSAYQMLFMGDNGETDAAYEGIFPLLQDGLKTTSWGTTLFLLASTYDQDMHANPNNPKATNGTDQAWGGNRARPDLVKKFFPNGNVPNLESYATAEAAGDDRALFNGVNRSLDNDDVSTFKSGFGVAKFTNFKTDGSAGHDATFPDADFFLMRAAEAYLNFAEADARLHGDQTTEEGTAAINAIRKRAHASTREDKGYSLSDICDEWSREFYFEGRRRMDLIRFNRYGGNVNYNWQWKGGTKEGRNFSKDLNIFAIPTNELTSNKNLIQNPGY
- a CDS encoding SusC/RagA family TonB-linked outer membrane protein: MMKQVKFKLPLRALTLAGGLLLTASSFAQTNAIKGHVKDASGEPVMGATITVNGKAVGITDMDGNFSVDAAPGTNLTFTYLGMTPQTVKASKEMNITMSDDSKALNEVVVIGYGVAKKSDLTGSVTAIKPDSKNKGVVVNAQDMLTGKVAGVNITSNDGTPGGGAKIRVRGGSSLNASNDPLIVIDGLAMDNDGVKGLSNLLSVVNPQDIESFSVLKDASATAIYGSRGSNGVIIITTKKGRKGQKPTVSYSGSVTISEKKNTVDVLSADEFRANVERLYGKDSEAYSALGTANTNWQDLIYRTAISHDHNITVSGAAKSLPYRVSVGYTDQQGIIKTSDFKRATASLNLNPSFFQDHLTLNLNAKGMYARTLYTDGSVVSSAVRMDPTQDPYKFTSQYHKNQLGSYMKETLYNYGCYFQWSKKAEFGDNTWPFTYDSTTQMPNPLSLLDQGSQIAHSRSFIGSADIDYKVHGFEDLRLHATLGADISKGRQSQSFASSCTSAMYYGSYGGEEILKRNLSLSAYAQYYKDFNKIHHFDIMAGYEWQHFWRSKNNDYVGYYQDTNNDASLAGTERPHTPYSEKSESYLVSFFGRANYTLLDRYFLTATVRDDGSSRFKEHWAWFPSFAFAWKANEEAFLKNANWLSDLKLRLGYGKTGQQAGSIGDYEWIPSYSISTGTNGFYPVTGEGELYRPNNYRPDLKWETTSTYNVGLDWGIMDQRLSGSVDWYYRKTTDLLNYAPLSSMAGYKNQAWQNIGSLKNTGVEAAITWRAIQTKDWFWTMTYNFTYNKNEITDLNGVSENGAPVVNTNIKVGDGSGAYLQANQVGYAMNSYYVYQQVYDKNGKPIENCVVDRNGDGKINESDKYLYKSPAAPVTMGFSSRLEYKNWDFGFSLRASLGNYVYNNVEQGMSNMNTGEWFSNSLKYFSNRLKSTVERNWQTYEITSKLSDYYVKNASFLKCDNITLGYSFNNLFKSSGWHGLSGRAYATASNVFTITNYDGLDPEVGDGNDNNLYPRPFSVVVGLSLNF
- a CDS encoding LacI family DNA-binding transcriptional regulator; this translates as MNENNNITMKDIARDLGVSIATVSRALKDSPRISAAQKERIQAYAREHNFYPNIIGEALRHSRVQPMKVIGVIIPEMVHYYFMSILSGIEEEARARGYRVMVAQSKERYDREVAICEDFYKNKVCGIIVSQAKDTKQYDHFEKLMDNGVPLVFIDRICTGVNCSRVVVDDYMGAFTAVTHLIDTGCKKIAFYGSPMNMEISKNRYNGYHDAIVKHGLTENPDWVRICDNRAQAEAITPEILEQDEVPDAFFAINDDTAIGILYTAKRMGYAVPDDISICGFTNGDRAKASDPMLTTVEQRGVAVGEEAANILFGQVEGSIQKDDVEKRVVRTRLVVRGTTR
- a CDS encoding MFS transporter, which translates into the protein MTQKPDLSFWKLWNLSFGFFGVQIAYALQSANISRIFATLGADPHNLSYFWILPPLMGILVQPIVGTLSDKTWCRFGRRIPYLFVGATIAVLVMCLLPNAGSLGLTVSGAMLFGLIALMFLDTSINMAMQPFKMLVGDMVNEKQKAKAYSIQSFLCNAGSVAGYIFPFLFTFLGIKNVAEQGVVPDSVIWSFYVGAAILILCVIYTTMKVKEWNPQQYAEYNGVAGDVEKEEEGKADWITLLKNAPSTFWKVGLVQFFCWAGFLYLWNYSTGAIAETVWNTTDPKSAEFQEAGNWVGILFAVQAVGSVLWAVVLPQFKNTKMAYSVSLLIGGVGFALIPFLHDQYLQFIPFLMIGAGWAAMLAMPFTFVTNALQGYGHMGAYLGLFNGTICIPQIVAAICGGTILSLIGSHQSDMMIVAGVLLIAGALSVSIIKEKK